One genomic window of Acidobacteriota bacterium includes the following:
- a CDS encoding Gldg family protein: protein MMRKLADYSNWLAIALVSVALALFLQPWRPEWSGYARYLAVAGLVLLLLSMLAGWRDIAATFQRRQTRLSTITITSVAVVLGILVLINIIGTRQSKRWDLTANAVYTLSDQTQNVLKKLDGPLAIKVFYSQKEMDLQRYKDQLAEYEHASSHVSVEYVDADRQRAKAIQYKVEAYGTVVLEYNGRVERVTGSGEQDLTTGIIKVVTGTQKKIYLTQGHGEKSPDSTERAGFSTVKTSLERENYGVDKVALIEHGQVPADAAVLIVAGPKTDLLAPEVEAIRKYLAGGGKLMVMLDPPESSKSAPLANLEGLLRQWGFDIGTNVVVDASGLGQIFGADAATPVAASYPAHPITDRFGYMTAYPLARSIGPLKNGANGHTPDTFIRTSPRSWGESDIDGLMKSGEVKFDEGKDLKGPVSIGAAVSAPVDAPVQTPAGADKNAKPSETRVVAIGDSDFASNAYVSVQGNRDMFMNTIGWLAQQENLISIRPREASDRRLTMTTAETRLIFFLAIFGIPGAILAMGVYTWWRRR, encoded by the coding sequence ATGATGAGGAAACTCGCGGACTATTCGAACTGGCTGGCCATCGCCCTTGTCTCGGTGGCGCTGGCGCTGTTTCTGCAGCCGTGGAGGCCGGAGTGGTCCGGCTACGCGCGGTATCTGGCCGTCGCGGGACTGGTTCTGCTGCTGCTGTCGATGCTGGCGGGGTGGCGCGACATCGCCGCGACGTTCCAGCGCCGGCAGACCAGGCTCAGCACGATCACCATCACGAGCGTCGCGGTGGTGCTGGGAATCCTGGTGCTCATCAACATCATCGGCACCCGGCAGAGCAAGCGCTGGGATCTGACGGCCAACGCCGTCTATACACTGTCGGACCAGACGCAGAACGTGCTGAAGAAGCTCGATGGCCCGCTGGCGATCAAGGTCTTCTACAGCCAGAAGGAGATGGACCTCCAGCGCTACAAGGATCAGCTCGCCGAATATGAGCATGCCTCGAGTCACGTGTCCGTCGAGTACGTCGACGCCGACAGACAGCGCGCCAAGGCGATCCAGTACAAAGTCGAAGCCTACGGTACGGTTGTTCTCGAGTACAACGGGCGCGTCGAGCGCGTCACGGGCAGCGGCGAGCAGGACCTGACCACCGGCATCATCAAGGTGGTAACGGGGACACAGAAGAAGATCTACCTGACGCAGGGGCACGGCGAGAAAAGCCCGGACAGCACCGAACGCGCCGGATTCAGCACGGTGAAGACGTCACTCGAGCGCGAGAACTACGGCGTCGACAAGGTCGCGCTCATCGAACACGGCCAGGTCCCCGCTGATGCGGCGGTGCTCATCGTCGCGGGCCCGAAGACGGATCTGCTCGCGCCGGAAGTGGAAGCGATCAGGAAGTACCTGGCGGGTGGAGGCAAGTTGATGGTGATGCTGGATCCGCCGGAATCCAGCAAGTCGGCGCCGCTTGCCAACCTCGAAGGCCTGCTCCGCCAGTGGGGCTTCGACATCGGCACGAACGTGGTCGTTGACGCGAGCGGCCTCGGCCAGATCTTCGGGGCGGATGCCGCCACGCCGGTCGCGGCCAGCTATCCGGCGCATCCGATCACGGACCGCTTCGGCTACATGACGGCCTACCCGCTGGCACGCTCGATCGGGCCGCTCAAGAACGGGGCGAACGGCCACACTCCGGACACGTTCATCCGGACGAGCCCGCGCAGTTGGGGCGAATCCGACATCGACGGGCTGATGAAATCCGGCGAGGTGAAGTTTGACGAGGGCAAGGATCTCAAGGGCCCTGTGTCGATTGGCGCCGCGGTATCGGCGCCAGTTGATGCGCCGGTGCAGACGCCGGCGGGCGCCGACAAGAACGCGAAGCCGTCCGAGACGCGCGTCGTCGCGATTGGCGATTCGGATTTCGCCTCCAACGCCTACGTCAGCGTGCAGGGCAATCGCGACATGTTCATGAACACGATCGGCTGGCTGGCACAGCAGGAGAACCTCATCTCCATCCGGCCGAGAGAAGCGAGCGATCGCCGGCTGACGATGACGACCGCGGAAACCAGGTTGATCTTCTTCCTGGCCATCTTCGGCATCCCGGGCGCCATCCTGGCGATGGGCGTCTATACCTGGTGGCGGAGGCGTTGA
- a CDS encoding DUF4340 domain-containing protein, translated as MRGVRSTILLLAVFLGLLAYVYFYEAKKPGGQDAGEPRQKVFTVEADKIEELQITLASGDRSVLKKINGTWTMLAPAQTNADQTEVTSIATSLASLERQRVVDDNPADIAQYGLAKPRVEVAFRKTGDKDVTRLFLGEKTPTGGDLYAKLPAENRVFLVSSFLDGTFNRTAFDLRDKKVLVFDREKASALEVVTKDGPVKLALVNTRWQLTTPVAARADASAVDGAIGRLQTAQMKSFVAADVPEKELGRYGLDRPDVTVSVVSGSARATLAIGKAADGGNLYARDLSRPMVFTVESALATDLKKKADDFRPKDLFEFKPFTIVRLEITRGAATVAFEKSKGKDGAEKWRQVGQTKDLDQAKVDALLSSLSSITVDKYVDAKTKTGIASPVAVVVAKFEDGKKEEKVTFGKVGNDVFAARSGDSGAAQVAASRLDEMLKSLEVLK; from the coding sequence ATGAGAGGTGTTCGTTCGACGATCCTGCTGCTCGCCGTCTTCCTCGGTCTGCTGGCCTATGTCTACTTCTACGAAGCGAAGAAGCCGGGCGGCCAGGACGCGGGCGAACCCAGACAGAAGGTCTTTACGGTCGAGGCCGACAAGATCGAAGAACTGCAGATCACACTCGCGAGTGGCGACCGTTCGGTCCTCAAGAAGATCAACGGGACGTGGACCATGCTGGCGCCCGCGCAGACGAATGCCGACCAGACCGAAGTCACGTCGATCGCCACCAGCCTGGCGTCACTCGAGCGTCAGCGCGTCGTTGACGACAACCCGGCCGACATTGCTCAGTACGGCCTGGCCAAGCCGCGCGTGGAAGTGGCGTTCCGGAAGACCGGCGACAAGGATGTCACCCGCCTGTTTCTCGGAGAGAAGACCCCGACAGGCGGCGACCTCTACGCCAAACTGCCGGCCGAGAATCGCGTCTTCCTGGTCTCGTCGTTCCTCGACGGGACGTTCAATCGCACGGCGTTTGATCTGCGGGACAAGAAGGTGCTGGTGTTCGACCGCGAGAAGGCCAGCGCACTGGAAGTGGTCACCAAGGACGGCCCGGTGAAACTGGCACTGGTGAATACGCGGTGGCAGCTGACCACACCGGTTGCCGCGCGCGCAGACGCCTCCGCGGTCGACGGCGCGATCGGCCGCCTGCAGACGGCCCAGATGAAGTCGTTCGTGGCGGCCGACGTCCCCGAGAAGGAACTGGGCAGGTACGGGCTCGACAGACCCGACGTCACCGTCTCGGTGGTCTCCGGCAGCGCGCGAGCGACGCTCGCCATCGGGAAGGCCGCCGATGGCGGAAATCTCTATGCCCGCGACCTGTCGAGGCCCATGGTCTTCACTGTCGAATCGGCGCTCGCAACTGATCTGAAGAAGAAAGCCGACGACTTCCGGCCGAAAGATCTGTTCGAGTTCAAGCCGTTCACGATCGTCCGACTGGAGATTACGCGCGGGGCGGCGACCGTGGCGTTCGAGAAGTCGAAGGGCAAGGATGGCGCCGAGAAGTGGCGGCAGGTCGGCCAGACAAAGGATCTCGACCAGGCCAAGGTGGATGCCCTGCTGTCGTCGCTTTCGTCAATCACCGTCGACAAGTACGTGGACGCCAAGACAAAGACGGGCATCGCGTCTCCGGTCGCGGTGGTCGTCGCGAAGTTCGAAGACGGTAAGAAGGAAGAGAAAGTCACATTCGGCAAAGTCGGGAATGATGTCTTCGCGGCGCGATCGGGCGATTCGGGGGCTGCTCAAGTCGCGGCGTCCAGGCTCGATGAGATGCTGAAGTCGCTGGAGGTGCTGAAATGA